Proteins co-encoded in one Malus domestica chromosome 09, GDT2T_hap1 genomic window:
- the LOC103453547 gene encoding serine/threonine protein phosphatase 2A 55 kDa regulatory subunit B beta isoform-like isoform X2, giving the protein MNGGDEVVAAAPGGPPTPLEWKFSQVFGERTVGEEVQEVDIISAIEFDKSGDHLATGDRGGRVVLFERTDLKDHGGSRRDLERMDYPTSRHPEFRYKTEFQSHEPEFDYLKSLEIEEKINKIRWCQTANGALFLLSTNDKTIKFWKVQEKKVKKISEMNVDPSKAVGNGSFASSSNLSSPKTYLANGGCPDRSFSCLSNDISFPPGGIPLLRLPQVTSHETSLVARCRRVYAHAHDYHINSISNNSDGETFISADDLRINLWNLEISNQSFNIVDVKPANMEDLTEVITSAEFHPTHCNTLAYSSSKGSIRLIDLRQSALCDSHAKLFEEPEVPGARSFFTEIIASISDIKFGKEGRYILSRDYMTLKLWDINMDSGPVQTFQVHEYLRPKLCDLYENDSIFDKFECCLSGDGSRVATGSYSNLFRVFGSATGSTEATTLEASKNPMRRQVQTPSRPSRSLSSSITRVVRRGAESPGVDANGNCYDFTTKLLHLAWHPNENSIACAAANSLYMYYA; this is encoded by the exons TTGACATTATTTCTGCTATTGAATTTGATAAAAGTGGCGACCATCTTGCTACTGGTGACCGTGGGGGCCGGGTGGTTCTCTTTGAGAGAACAGATTTGAAAGAT CATGGTGGCTCCAGAAGGGATTTGGAGAGGATGGATTATCCAACTAGTAGGCATCCTGAGTTCCGTTACAAAACAGAGTTTCAGAGCCATGAACCTGAg TTCGACTATCTGAAGAGTTTGGAAATAGAggagaaaataaacaaaatcagaTGGTGCCAAACAGCCAATGGTGCTTTGTTTCTTCTATCTACTAATGATAAAACGATTAAATTTTGGAAG GTCCAAGAAAAGAAGGTCAAGAAAATTTCAGAAATGAATGTGGATCCTTCAAAAGCTGTAGGAAATGGCAGTTTTGCTAGTTCAAGTAATTTGAGTAGCCCTAAAACGTATCTTGCAAATGGAGGATGCCCAGACAGATCATTCAGTTGTCTGAGCAATGACATTTCATTTCCACCAGGAGGCATTCCCTTGTTACGATTGCCACAG GTAACTAGCCATGAGACTAGCCTAGTCGCTAGATGTCGAAGAGTGTATGCCCATGCTCATGattatcatatcaattcaatttcaAACAACAG TGATGGTGAAACTTTTATTTCGGCTGATGATCTGCGAATAAATCTTTGGAACTTGGAAATTAGCAATCAAAGTTTCAATATTGTTGATGTGAAGCCTGCAAACATGGAAGATTTAACTG AGGTGATAACATCAGCAGAGTTCCACCCTACCCATTGTAATACTTTAGCCTACAGCAGTTCCAAAGGCTCCATTCGACTCATTGATTTGCGCCAATCCGCTTTGTGTGATTCTCATGCTAAATT ATTTGAGGAACCAGAGGTGCCTGGTGCTAGATCATTTTTCACAGAGATTATTGCTTCAATATCGGATATTAAGTTTGGAAAGGAAGGAAGATATATACTTAGCCGAGATTACATGACTCTTAAG TTATGGGACATCAATATGGATTCAGGTCCGGTCCAAACCTTCCAGGTTCATGAATATTTAAGACCTAAG CTGTGTGATTTATATGAGAACGATTCTATCTTCGATAAATTTGAGTGTTGTCTGAGTGGTGATGGATCGCGGGTGGCAACTGGCTCTTACAG CAATCTATTCCGTGTATTTGGTTCTGCCACTGGTAGTACTGAGGCAACAACCTTGGAAGCCAGCAAAAATCCAATGAG GCGACAAGTTCAGACTCCTTCTAGGCCTTCCAGGTCCCTGAGCAGTAGTATAACACGAGTTGTCAGGCGTG GAGCAGAAAGCCCCGGGGTTGATGCAAATGGAAATTGTTATGATTTCACTACAAAGTTGCTGCACTTGGCATGGCATCCTAATGAGAACTCAATAGCCTGTGCTGCTGCTAACAGCTTGTACATGTACTATGCATAA
- the LOC103453547 gene encoding serine/threonine protein phosphatase 2A 55 kDa regulatory subunit B beta isoform-like isoform X1 — protein MNGGDEVVAAAPGGPPTPLEWKFSQVFGERTVGEEVQEVDIISAIEFDKSGDHLATGDRGGRVVLFERTDLKDHGGSRRDLERMDYPTSRHPEFRYKTEFQSHEPEFDYLKSLEIEEKINKIRWCQTANGALFLLSTNDKTIKFWKVQEKKVKKISEMNVDPSKAVGNGSFASSSNLSSPKTYLANGGCPDRSFSCLSNDISFPPGGIPLLRLPQVVTSHETSLVARCRRVYAHAHDYHINSISNNSDGETFISADDLRINLWNLEISNQSFNIVDVKPANMEDLTEVITSAEFHPTHCNTLAYSSSKGSIRLIDLRQSALCDSHAKLFEEPEVPGARSFFTEIIASISDIKFGKEGRYILSRDYMTLKLWDINMDSGPVQTFQVHEYLRPKLCDLYENDSIFDKFECCLSGDGSRVATGSYSNLFRVFGSATGSTEATTLEASKNPMRRQVQTPSRPSRSLSSSITRVVRRGAESPGVDANGNCYDFTTKLLHLAWHPNENSIACAAANSLYMYYA, from the exons TTGACATTATTTCTGCTATTGAATTTGATAAAAGTGGCGACCATCTTGCTACTGGTGACCGTGGGGGCCGGGTGGTTCTCTTTGAGAGAACAGATTTGAAAGAT CATGGTGGCTCCAGAAGGGATTTGGAGAGGATGGATTATCCAACTAGTAGGCATCCTGAGTTCCGTTACAAAACAGAGTTTCAGAGCCATGAACCTGAg TTCGACTATCTGAAGAGTTTGGAAATAGAggagaaaataaacaaaatcagaTGGTGCCAAACAGCCAATGGTGCTTTGTTTCTTCTATCTACTAATGATAAAACGATTAAATTTTGGAAG GTCCAAGAAAAGAAGGTCAAGAAAATTTCAGAAATGAATGTGGATCCTTCAAAAGCTGTAGGAAATGGCAGTTTTGCTAGTTCAAGTAATTTGAGTAGCCCTAAAACGTATCTTGCAAATGGAGGATGCCCAGACAGATCATTCAGTTGTCTGAGCAATGACATTTCATTTCCACCAGGAGGCATTCCCTTGTTACGATTGCCACAGGTG GTAACTAGCCATGAGACTAGCCTAGTCGCTAGATGTCGAAGAGTGTATGCCCATGCTCATGattatcatatcaattcaatttcaAACAACAG TGATGGTGAAACTTTTATTTCGGCTGATGATCTGCGAATAAATCTTTGGAACTTGGAAATTAGCAATCAAAGTTTCAATATTGTTGATGTGAAGCCTGCAAACATGGAAGATTTAACTG AGGTGATAACATCAGCAGAGTTCCACCCTACCCATTGTAATACTTTAGCCTACAGCAGTTCCAAAGGCTCCATTCGACTCATTGATTTGCGCCAATCCGCTTTGTGTGATTCTCATGCTAAATT ATTTGAGGAACCAGAGGTGCCTGGTGCTAGATCATTTTTCACAGAGATTATTGCTTCAATATCGGATATTAAGTTTGGAAAGGAAGGAAGATATATACTTAGCCGAGATTACATGACTCTTAAG TTATGGGACATCAATATGGATTCAGGTCCGGTCCAAACCTTCCAGGTTCATGAATATTTAAGACCTAAG CTGTGTGATTTATATGAGAACGATTCTATCTTCGATAAATTTGAGTGTTGTCTGAGTGGTGATGGATCGCGGGTGGCAACTGGCTCTTACAG CAATCTATTCCGTGTATTTGGTTCTGCCACTGGTAGTACTGAGGCAACAACCTTGGAAGCCAGCAAAAATCCAATGAG GCGACAAGTTCAGACTCCTTCTAGGCCTTCCAGGTCCCTGAGCAGTAGTATAACACGAGTTGTCAGGCGTG GAGCAGAAAGCCCCGGGGTTGATGCAAATGGAAATTGTTATGATTTCACTACAAAGTTGCTGCACTTGGCATGGCATCCTAATGAGAACTCAATAGCCTGTGCTGCTGCTAACAGCTTGTACATGTACTATGCATAA
- the LOC103453548 gene encoding uncharacterized protein has protein sequence MASKFPPKLVQASNFLVKNGGTYYKQMVEQNKHHVQEPPTIEKCQTLAKQLFYTRLASIPVRYEAFWKEVGYLKNAIKSKEEMNVENAGLVALFGVECFAWFCGGEIIGRGFTFTGYYV, from the exons ATGGCATCAAAGTTTCCACCAAAGCTGGTTCAGGCGTCGAACTTTTTAGTCAAGAATGGAGGTACTTATTACAAGCAGATGGTAGAGCAGAACAAGCACCATGTCCAGGAGCCCCCCACCATTGAGAAGTGCCAAACATTAGCAAAACAACTGTTCTATACTCGTCTTGCCAG TATTCCAGTTCGTTATGAAGCATTCTGGAAGGAAGTTGGCTATCTCAAGAATGCAATAAAAAGCAAGGAGGAGATGAACGTGGAGAATGCTGGCCTTGTTGCGCTCTTTGGAGTTGAATGCTTTGCCTGGTTCTGCGGCGGTGAGATCATAGGAAGGGGCTTTACATTCACCGGCTACTATGTTTGA